A single region of the Latilactobacillus curvatus JCM 1096 = DSM 20019 genome encodes:
- a CDS encoding glycosyltransferase family 4 protein, with the protein MFKIIVGLFATMLVSAAITPLVRRLAFVLGAVDKPNARRVNKKAMPAMGGLAIFIAFTFGTFVLLRGQFQTHELFSIFLAECIIIITGMIDDIKELNPKEKMLGILLAALVIYFLAGVRMNILTIPFLGTFELGWLSFPITIFWILAITNAVNLIDGLDGLATGVSIIALFTMGVIAYFFLSITNVSVSIMIFCLVAALIGFLPHNFHPAKIFLGDTGALFIGFMIAVLSLKGLKNVTFITLLIPVIILGVPITDTIYAMLRRILNKKPISQADKHHLHHRLMQLGLSHRQTVLVIYGLALVFSLISLLYPLSTLWGSLALTVAVLIGLELFVESIGLLGDNRRPLLMLLKRLLKPKNEEKD; encoded by the coding sequence ATGTTTAAAATTATAGTTGGTCTATTTGCGACGATGCTCGTATCGGCCGCAATTACCCCATTAGTGCGTCGCCTCGCGTTTGTTTTAGGCGCAGTTGATAAACCAAATGCCCGCCGAGTGAATAAAAAGGCGATGCCGGCAATGGGTGGTCTGGCCATTTTTATCGCGTTTACGTTTGGGACCTTCGTATTATTACGCGGGCAATTCCAAACACACGAACTTTTCAGTATCTTCTTAGCAGAATGTATCATCATCATCACTGGGATGATCGATGATATTAAGGAATTGAATCCAAAGGAAAAGATGCTCGGTATTTTATTAGCAGCATTGGTCATTTATTTCTTAGCGGGCGTCCGCATGAATATTTTGACAATTCCATTTTTAGGCACCTTTGAACTAGGATGGTTAAGCTTCCCAATCACCATTTTTTGGATTCTGGCAATTACCAACGCCGTTAATCTGATTGATGGGTTGGATGGCTTAGCAACTGGCGTTTCGATTATCGCACTCTTCACAATGGGCGTCATCGCCTATTTCTTCTTATCAATCACCAATGTCAGCGTCTCAATCATGATTTTTTGTTTGGTCGCTGCATTAATCGGTTTCTTACCACATAACTTCCATCCAGCGAAGATTTTCTTGGGGGATACCGGGGCCTTATTCATTGGTTTTATGATTGCGGTCTTATCGCTCAAAGGTTTAAAAAACGTGACGTTCATTACGTTATTGATTCCAGTTATTATTCTCGGTGTACCAATTACGGATACAATTTACGCAATGTTGCGCCGAATTTTGAATAAAAAGCCCATTTCACAAGCAGATAAACATCATTTACACCATCGTTTGATGCAACTTGGTTTATCACATCGCCAAACGGTTCTCGTGATTTATGGACTGGCATTGGTCTTCTCGTTGATTTCATTGCTCTACCCACTATCGACACTCTGGGGAAGCTTGGCATTGACGGTAGCCGTCTTAATTGGCTTAGAATTATTTGTTGAATCAATTGGGTTACTTGGTGACAATCGCCGCCCATTATTGATGCTTTTAAAACGATTATTAAAACCGAAGAATGAAGAAAAGGATTAG
- a CDS encoding YigZ family protein, with protein MQSYFTVQKDGEFELEIKKSRFICHVARVTDETAAQAFIAQVRKANLKANHNCFAYQLGLTANIQKQSDDGEPSGTAGVPMLEVLRQMQLTNLCVVVTRYFGGIKLGTGGLIRAYSHATSAGLEHLGIVQGIEQTACQITIDYAQFDTVQNLLSQLNLTAEDIQYTTNIQMTVWLATTAVSDLQQQLTERLNGQLQFDLGPQQFNEVPISAQDLHQIRYQ; from the coding sequence ATGCAAAGTTATTTTACCGTTCAAAAAGACGGCGAATTTGAACTCGAAATCAAAAAGTCACGCTTCATCTGTCATGTTGCGCGTGTCACAGACGAAACCGCAGCACAAGCGTTCATCGCACAAGTTCGCAAAGCAAATCTGAAGGCCAATCATAATTGTTTCGCCTACCAATTAGGTTTAACGGCCAATATTCAAAAACAAAGTGACGATGGCGAGCCAAGTGGCACAGCCGGCGTGCCAATGTTAGAAGTACTGCGCCAGATGCAGCTCACTAATCTGTGTGTCGTTGTCACCCGCTATTTTGGTGGCATCAAACTTGGTACTGGTGGTCTTATTCGAGCATACAGTCACGCCACTTCGGCCGGACTTGAACACCTCGGTATTGTCCAAGGTATCGAACAAACCGCTTGTCAGATTACAATTGACTACGCTCAATTTGACACTGTGCAAAATTTACTTAGCCAATTAAACCTCACTGCCGAAGACATCCAATATACGACTAACATTCAAATGACCGTCTGGTTAGCGACTACAGCAGTTAGTGATTTACAACAACAATTAACCGAACGCCTCAACGGCCAATTACAATTCGACCTTGGCCCTCAACAATTCAACGAAGTCCCCATTAGCGCACAGGATTTACACCAGATTCGCTACCAATAA